The following coding sequences are from one Geodermatophilus normandii window:
- a CDS encoding FAD binding domain-containing protein has protein sequence MDFLQPATWEEALEAKAASRDAVPIAGGTDVMVGINFGRLRPSLLLDLTRVPELQQWADDDGAVRLGAGVPYARVISELGGRLPGLAMAARTIGSPQIRNRGTVGGNLATASPAGDAHPALLAAGAEVEVASVRGTRRIPVTEFYRGVKRSALADDELIAAVRVVPPRGPQQYSKIGTRNAMVIAVAAFGLALHPDRRAVGTGIGSAAPTPRPAPAAEEFLAGELDGLWDSRTELPAATATRFGELVAAAAAPIDDVRGTARYRVHALSVMARRTLTWAWADYRKGDPTCA, from the coding sequence ATGGACTTCCTGCAGCCCGCGACGTGGGAGGAGGCGCTGGAGGCGAAGGCCGCCTCCCGCGACGCCGTCCCCATCGCCGGGGGCACCGACGTCATGGTGGGGATCAACTTCGGCCGGCTGCGCCCCTCGCTGCTGCTCGACCTCACCCGGGTCCCCGAGCTGCAGCAGTGGGCCGACGACGACGGCGCGGTCCGCCTCGGCGCGGGCGTCCCCTACGCCCGCGTCATCTCCGAGCTCGGCGGCCGGCTGCCGGGCCTGGCGATGGCCGCCCGCACGATCGGCTCGCCGCAGATCCGCAACCGCGGCACCGTCGGCGGCAACCTGGCCACCGCCTCCCCCGCGGGCGACGCGCACCCCGCGCTGCTCGCCGCCGGCGCCGAGGTCGAGGTGGCGTCGGTCCGCGGCACCCGCCGGATCCCGGTGACCGAGTTCTACCGCGGGGTCAAGCGCTCCGCGCTGGCCGACGACGAGCTCATCGCCGCCGTCCGCGTCGTCCCGCCGCGCGGCCCGCAGCAGTACAGCAAGATCGGTACCCGCAACGCGATGGTCATCGCCGTCGCCGCGTTCGGGCTGGCGCTGCACCCCGACCGCCGCGCCGTGGGCACCGGCATCGGGTCGGCCGCGCCGACGCCGCGCCCCGCCCCCGCGGCCGAGGAGTTCCTCGCCGGCGAGCTCGACGGCCTGTGGGACTCCCGCACCGAGCTGCCGGCCGCCACCGCCACCCGCTTCGGCGAGCTGGTCGCCGCGGCGGCGGCACCCATCGACGACGTCCGCGGCACCGCCCGCTACCGCGTCCACGCGCTGTCGGTGATGGCCCGGCGCACGCTGACCTGGGCCTGGGCCGACTACCGGAAGGGAGACCCGACGTGCGCCTGA
- a CDS encoding (2Fe-2S)-binding protein translates to MRLSCTVNGTPRQVDDVWEGESLLYVLRERMGLPGSKNACEQGECGSCTVYLDGLPVCACLVAAGQAQGREVGTVEGLAPAGELHPVQQAFLEAGAVQCGFCTPGLLVATDDLVTRSRAEGRTPADAEIREALAGNLCRCTGYEKILDAVRLAADRMAGDPR, encoded by the coding sequence GTGCGCCTGAGCTGCACCGTGAACGGCACGCCGCGGCAGGTCGACGACGTGTGGGAGGGCGAGAGCCTGCTCTACGTCCTGCGCGAGCGGATGGGCCTGCCCGGCTCGAAGAACGCCTGCGAGCAGGGCGAGTGCGGGTCCTGCACCGTCTACCTCGACGGGCTGCCGGTCTGCGCCTGCCTGGTCGCGGCGGGCCAGGCGCAGGGCCGCGAGGTCGGCACCGTCGAGGGGCTGGCCCCGGCCGGCGAGCTGCACCCGGTCCAGCAGGCCTTCCTCGAGGCCGGTGCCGTGCAGTGCGGCTTCTGCACGCCCGGGCTGCTGGTCGCCACCGACGACCTGGTCACCCGCTCGCGCGCCGAGGGCCGCACGCCCGCCGACGCCGAGATCCGCGAGGCACTCGCCGGCAACCTGTGCCGTTGCACCGGCTACGAGAAGATCCTCGACGCGGTCCGCCTGGCCGCCGACCGGATGGCGGGAGACCCCCGATGA
- the pucD gene encoding xanthine dehydrogenase subunit D — translation MSTPTRAPSGAPSHLTGPGGGRVGDDAARPDGVLKVRGEFAYGSDLWMDDMLWGVTLRSPHPYARIRSIDVGAALAVPGVHAVLTSDDVPGEKVYGLELADQPVLALDVVRYQGEPVALVAADHPDTARRAAARIVVDYDVWEPVTDARRALGHPTWNQVHDSPAEVTELSRESAHLHPHGNLVRHLKVRRGDPAPTADVVVVNEYEVGMQDQAFLGPESGLAVPGEDGGVDLYVATQWLHVDQRQICAALALPPERVRLTLAGVGGAFGGREDLSMHVHACLLALHTGRPVKMSYNREESFFGHVHRHPATMRYEHGATRDGDLVYVKATIYFDGGAYASSTPAVVGNGGTMGIGPYVVPNVHVDCYGAYTNNPPCGAMRGFGSVQTAFAYESQMDALAAELGMDPVDLRCRNAMEQGSEAITGQVVDSPAPVVELLRRLEAMPLPPEVPTGDAVDLRDMPGGVSNSTHGEGVRRGVGYAVAYKNVAFSEGFDDYSTARVRLEVVGGEAVATVHTAAAEVGQGLVTVEQQIARTELGVDRVTVHPKDTAVGSAGSTSASRQTYVTGGAVKAACEAVRARVLERARSVVGRPVADLRLDGGKVVSDLEGVALPLADLLGDEAVEETLEWRHRPTEAVDPETGQGFAHVQYAFSAHRAVVDVDTELGLVKVVEMACTQDVGKAINPQAVVGQIQGGTAQGLGLAVMEEILVRDGRVQNPSFTDYLIPTVLDMPPVRVEILEYADPHAPYGLRGVGEAPNISSGPAVLAAIRQATGLPLTRVPVRPEHLTGT, via the coding sequence ATGAGCACGCCCACCCGCGCCCCGAGCGGAGCGCCGTCGCACCTGACCGGGCCGGGCGGCGGGCGGGTCGGCGACGACGCCGCGCGCCCCGACGGCGTCCTCAAGGTCCGCGGCGAGTTCGCCTACGGCAGCGACCTGTGGATGGACGACATGCTGTGGGGCGTCACGCTGCGCAGCCCGCACCCCTACGCGCGCATCCGCTCCATCGACGTCGGCGCGGCGCTGGCCGTGCCGGGCGTGCACGCCGTCCTCACCTCCGACGACGTGCCCGGCGAGAAGGTGTACGGCCTCGAGCTCGCCGACCAGCCGGTGCTCGCCCTCGACGTCGTCCGCTACCAGGGCGAGCCGGTGGCGCTGGTCGCCGCCGACCACCCCGACACCGCCCGCCGGGCCGCGGCGCGGATCGTCGTCGACTACGACGTCTGGGAGCCGGTCACCGACGCCCGCCGGGCGCTCGGCCACCCGACCTGGAACCAGGTGCACGACTCCCCGGCCGAGGTCACCGAGCTGTCGCGGGAGAGCGCCCACCTGCACCCGCACGGCAACCTGGTGCGCCACCTCAAGGTGCGCAGGGGCGACCCCGCCCCCACCGCCGACGTCGTCGTCGTGAACGAGTACGAGGTCGGCATGCAGGACCAGGCCTTCCTGGGCCCGGAGTCCGGCCTCGCGGTGCCCGGTGAGGACGGCGGCGTCGACCTCTACGTCGCCACCCAGTGGCTGCACGTCGACCAGCGCCAGATCTGCGCGGCACTGGCCCTGCCGCCGGAGCGGGTGCGGCTGACCCTGGCCGGGGTCGGCGGCGCGTTCGGCGGCCGCGAGGACCTCTCCATGCACGTGCACGCGTGCCTGCTCGCGCTGCACACCGGCCGGCCGGTGAAGATGTCCTACAACCGCGAGGAGTCCTTCTTCGGCCACGTGCACCGCCACCCGGCCACCATGCGCTACGAGCACGGCGCCACGCGCGACGGCGACCTGGTCTACGTCAAGGCGACCATCTACTTCGACGGCGGCGCCTACGCCTCGAGCACGCCGGCGGTCGTCGGCAACGGCGGCACGATGGGCATCGGCCCCTACGTCGTGCCGAACGTGCACGTCGACTGCTACGGCGCCTACACGAACAACCCGCCGTGCGGCGCCATGCGCGGCTTCGGGTCGGTGCAGACCGCCTTCGCCTACGAGTCGCAGATGGACGCGCTCGCCGCCGAGCTCGGCATGGACCCGGTCGACCTGCGCTGCCGCAACGCCATGGAGCAGGGCTCGGAGGCCATCACCGGCCAGGTCGTCGACAGCCCCGCGCCCGTCGTGGAGCTGCTGCGCCGGCTCGAGGCGATGCCGCTGCCGCCGGAGGTCCCCACCGGCGACGCCGTCGACCTGCGGGACATGCCCGGCGGCGTCTCCAACAGCACGCACGGCGAGGGCGTGCGGCGCGGCGTCGGGTACGCCGTCGCCTACAAGAACGTCGCCTTCTCCGAGGGCTTCGACGACTACTCGACCGCCCGCGTGCGGCTGGAGGTGGTCGGCGGCGAGGCGGTGGCGACCGTGCACACCGCGGCCGCCGAGGTCGGCCAGGGCCTGGTCACCGTCGAGCAGCAGATCGCCCGCACCGAGCTCGGCGTCGACCGGGTCACCGTGCACCCCAAGGACACCGCCGTCGGCTCCGCGGGCTCCACCTCGGCGTCCCGGCAGACCTACGTCACCGGCGGCGCGGTGAAGGCCGCGTGCGAGGCGGTCCGCGCCCGGGTGCTGGAGCGGGCGCGGTCGGTCGTCGGCCGGCCGGTGGCCGACCTGCGGCTCGACGGCGGGAAGGTCGTGTCCGACCTCGAGGGCGTCGCGCTGCCGCTGGCCGACCTGCTCGGCGACGAGGCGGTCGAGGAGACGCTCGAGTGGCGGCACCGGCCCACCGAGGCGGTCGACCCGGAGACCGGGCAGGGCTTCGCGCACGTGCAGTACGCCTTCTCCGCGCACCGGGCCGTCGTCGACGTCGACACCGAGCTGGGGCTGGTCAAGGTCGTGGAGATGGCCTGCACCCAGGACGTCGGCAAGGCGATCAACCCGCAGGCCGTCGTCGGCCAGATCCAGGGCGGCACCGCGCAGGGGCTCGGGCTGGCGGTGATGGAGGAGATCCTGGTGCGCGACGGACGGGTGCAGAACCCGTCGTTCACCGACTACCTGATCCCCACCGTGCTCGACATGCCGCCGGTGCGGGTGGAGATCCTGGAGTACGCCGACCCGCACGCCCCCTACGGGCTGCGCGGGGTGGGCGAGGCGCCCAACATCTCCTCCGGCCCGGCGGTCCTGGCCGCGATCCGGCAGGCGACCGGGCTGCCGCTGACCCGCGTCCCCGTCCGCCCGGAGCACCTCACCGGGACGTGA
- a CDS encoding SDR family NAD(P)-dependent oxidoreductase produces MATIAITGSTDGIGRAAARRLLADGHTVVLHARSEARGAPVAEELGRLGDVRLVTGDLADLDEVRALAGQLGHLDVLVHNAGVWPPGGAPPSRQGHEIAFAVNALAPHLLTALVQERVRERLVFLGSGMVGSGRVDPDDLGSPREPRRAYADSKALDVVLALAWARRLPALRVGAVDPGWVRTKLASPGAPGDVEDGGARVAHAASGEWPGGYTAGRSPARTPRALEDPGLQDRVLAAMDRLAGLTSR; encoded by the coding sequence ATGGCGACGATCGCGATCACCGGCTCCACCGACGGCATCGGCCGCGCGGCCGCACGGCGGCTGCTGGCCGACGGGCACACCGTCGTCCTGCACGCCCGCAGCGAGGCCCGCGGCGCGCCGGTCGCCGAGGAGCTCGGCCGGCTCGGCGACGTCCGGCTGGTCACCGGCGACCTGGCCGACCTCGACGAGGTGCGCGCGCTCGCCGGTCAGCTGGGGCACCTCGACGTGCTCGTGCACAACGCCGGCGTGTGGCCGCCGGGCGGCGCGCCGCCCAGCCGGCAGGGCCACGAGATCGCCTTCGCCGTCAACGCCCTCGCCCCGCACCTGCTCACCGCGCTGGTGCAGGAGCGGGTGCGCGAGCGCCTGGTCTTCCTCGGCAGCGGGATGGTCGGCTCGGGCCGCGTCGACCCCGACGACCTGGGCAGCCCCCGCGAGCCGCGCCGCGCCTACGCCGACTCCAAGGCGCTCGACGTCGTCCTGGCGCTGGCCTGGGCCCGCCGCCTGCCCGCCCTGCGCGTGGGCGCGGTCGACCCGGGCTGGGTGCGCACCAAGCTCGCCTCCCCGGGCGCGCCGGGCGACGTCGAGGACGGCGGCGCCCGGGTGGCCCACGCCGCCTCCGGCGAGTGGCCCGGCGGCTACACCGCGGGCAGGTCCCCGGCCCGGACCCCGCGGGCCCTGGAGGACCCCGGGCTGCAGGACCGGGTGCTCGCCGCGATGGACCGCCTGGCGGGGCTCACGTCCCGGTGA
- the alc gene encoding allantoicase: MSDPFDLPDLAVRTQGGAVVAANDEFFAGKENLIRPEPPQARDDFGARGKEYDGWETRRRRAPGSDWAVVRLGMPGIVHGVVVDTAFFLGNYPTSASLEGASVEGHPPAAALADAAWVPLLPLSPLAGGTENRFAVEPGPRVTHVRLTIHPDGGVARLRVHGEVVPDPRLLDAGPCDLAALENGGVVSGVSNAFYGSPHQLLGRGVARSMGEGWENARRRDDGNDWVEVALACEGTVTLAELDTSWFLGNAPGEASLTGTTADGREVELLARTPLQPDTRHRFVLPGDAGVTRVRMDVFPDGGMARLRLWGRPTEAGRAALRRRWEETAP; this comes from the coding sequence GTGAGCGACCCGTTCGACCTGCCCGACCTCGCCGTCCGCACGCAGGGCGGCGCCGTGGTGGCCGCCAACGACGAGTTCTTCGCCGGCAAGGAGAACCTGATCCGGCCCGAGCCGCCGCAGGCGCGGGACGACTTCGGGGCGCGCGGCAAGGAGTACGACGGCTGGGAGACCCGGCGGCGCCGCGCACCGGGCAGCGACTGGGCGGTCGTGCGGCTCGGGATGCCGGGGATCGTGCACGGCGTCGTCGTCGACACCGCCTTCTTCCTCGGCAACTACCCGACGTCCGCGTCGCTGGAGGGGGCCTCGGTGGAGGGCCACCCGCCGGCCGCGGCGCTGGCCGACGCCGCGTGGGTGCCGCTGCTGCCCCTGTCGCCGCTGGCCGGGGGCACGGAGAACCGCTTCGCCGTCGAGCCGGGGCCGCGGGTGACGCACGTGCGGCTGACCATCCACCCCGACGGCGGCGTGGCCCGCCTGCGCGTGCACGGCGAGGTGGTCCCCGACCCGCGGCTGCTCGACGCCGGCCCGTGCGACCTCGCGGCGCTGGAGAACGGCGGCGTCGTCAGCGGGGTGAGCAACGCCTTCTACGGCAGCCCGCACCAGCTGCTCGGCCGGGGCGTGGCCCGGTCGATGGGCGAGGGCTGGGAGAACGCCCGCCGCCGCGACGACGGCAACGACTGGGTCGAGGTGGCGCTGGCCTGCGAGGGCACCGTGACCCTCGCCGAGCTCGACACCTCGTGGTTCCTCGGCAACGCGCCCGGGGAGGCGTCGCTGACCGGCACCACCGCCGACGGGCGCGAGGTCGAGCTGCTGGCCCGCACGCCGCTGCAGCCCGACACCCGGCACCGGTTCGTGCTGCCCGGCGACGCCGGCGTCACCCGCGTGCGCATGGACGTCTTCCCCGACGGCGGCATGGCCCGGCTGCGCCTGTGGGGCCGCCCGACCGAGGCCGGCCGCGCCGCCCTGCGCCGCCGCTGGGAGGAGACCGCGCCCTGA